Proteins from one Chlorogloeopsis sp. ULAP01 genomic window:
- a CDS encoding M23 family metallopeptidase yields MNLRARLLVLCSLISALGLVFTHFTPVQAQGSKTCPTSALERFQRYRASRGDTLESIAQRYKLSPETIVAMNPALKNSRVAVGSEILIPPLDGIVVEVPKGNNWQELAEIYRVRADALFELNGCKAPSRFAFIPTPNKSPSRASTSVAPTSSNPPQIAGYPLPEVAQLGFPYGWQIHPGNGQVFFHSGIDLLAAKGTAVSAIAPGTVVFAGEQGTYGKLVIINHDGGLQSRYAQLDSINVKVNQQVKQGDLLGTVGTSGQPTINQPHLHFEVRSNSSLGWAAKDPKGYLQR; encoded by the coding sequence ATGAATCTTCGCGCTCGCTTACTTGTTTTGTGCAGCTTGATCAGTGCCTTAGGACTGGTATTCACACACTTTACCCCCGTCCAAGCACAAGGTAGCAAGACTTGTCCGACTTCAGCCCTAGAACGTTTCCAACGCTATCGGGCATCTCGTGGTGATACTTTAGAGAGTATCGCCCAGCGTTACAAATTGAGTCCAGAAACCATTGTTGCCATGAACCCGGCTTTAAAAAACAGTAGGGTTGCTGTCGGTAGCGAAATTCTTATTCCCCCCCTTGATGGCATTGTTGTAGAAGTGCCAAAGGGAAACAACTGGCAAGAATTAGCAGAAATATACAGAGTTCGTGCAGATGCGCTATTTGAGTTAAATGGCTGTAAAGCTCCTTCTCGGTTTGCGTTTATTCCAACACCAAATAAGTCCCCTAGTCGTGCTAGTACATCTGTCGCACCTACTTCCTCTAATCCTCCTCAAATAGCTGGTTATCCGTTACCAGAAGTTGCACAGCTAGGTTTTCCCTACGGTTGGCAAATTCATCCTGGAAACGGTCAAGTTTTCTTTCATAGTGGGATCGATTTGTTAGCTGCCAAGGGAACAGCAGTTAGTGCGATCGCGCCAGGTACAGTGGTGTTTGCGGGTGAGCAAGGGACTTACGGTAAGTTGGTAATTATTAATCATGATGGTGGATTACAAAGCCGTTATGCCCAGCTTGACAGTATTAATGTTAAAGTCAACCAGCAAGTCAAACAAGGAGATTTGCTGGGAACTGTCGGTACAAGTGGGCAGCCAACTATCAACCAACCTCATCTGCATTTTGAAGTGCGTTCTAACTCGTCATTGGGTTGGGCGGCAAAAGATCCAAAAGGATATTTGCAGCGATAA
- a CDS encoding DDE transposase family protein, whose protein sequence is MGTLQTWHIVKHPTSNCDIVPSHEASGDENSEIVEKWGPFDSQGEAIARRVGLIRSGKCQPI, encoded by the coding sequence ATGGGAACTTTACAAACTTGGCATATTGTCAAGCATCCTACTAGCAATTGCGATATCGTCCCCAGTCACGAAGCCAGTGGGGATGAGAACTCAGAGATTGTAGAAAAGTGGGGGCCTTTTGATTCCCAAGGAGAAGCGATCGCTCGTCGTGTTGGACTGATTAGATCTGGCAAATGCCAACCCATCTAA
- a CDS encoding Uma2 family endonuclease, protein MSSLPINIPPNLQVSEEQFALLAAANRDLHLELTANGELIIMPPTGGNTGKRNIDIEGQLWFWNRQSKLGVAFNSSTAFKLPNGAERSPDAAWVTQARWDALTPAEQETFPPLCPDFAIELRSKSDRMEPLRKKMQEYIDNGLRLGWLIDTKNKKVEIYRPNQSVEVVDSPTSLSGEDVLPGFVLDMQVVFS, encoded by the coding sequence ATGAGCAGTTTGCCTATTAATATCCCTCCAAACCTCCAAGTCAGTGAAGAACAGTTTGCACTTTTAGCTGCTGCTAACCGCGATCTGCACTTGGAACTTACTGCTAATGGAGAATTAATTATCATGCCCCCCACGGGAGGAAATACAGGTAAGCGAAACATCGATATTGAGGGACAACTCTGGTTTTGGAACCGTCAATCTAAGCTTGGTGTTGCTTTTAACTCCTCGACAGCTTTTAAGCTTCCCAATGGTGCTGAACGTTCTCCTGATGCGGCTTGGGTGACTCAAGCTAGGTGGGATGCACTCACACCAGCAGAACAAGAAACATTTCCGCCACTTTGTCCCGACTTTGCGATTGAGTTACGTTCCAAAAGCGATCGCATGGAACCCCTACGTAAAAAAATGCAAGAATATATTGATAATGGGCTCCGTTTAGGTTGGTTAATTGATACCAAGAATAAAAAAGTTGAAATCTATCGCCCTAATCAATCGGTAGAGGTAGTTGATAGTCCAACAAGTTTGTCTGGAGAAGATGTTTTACCTGGTTTTGTTTTAGATATGCAAGTCGTGTTTAGTTAA
- a CDS encoding glycosyltransferase family 9 protein: MRVAALVPGGIADQILFFPTLDDLKRHYPDAQIDVVVEPRSKAAYRVSKSVHEVLTFDYKDRNSLADWANLVGILRDREYDVAIVSGQSWLLGLILWLTGIPKRVGYKGKGAAFLTSLVPQKKEQYAACVYHDLLKGLGIDSPCPELAVNVPKPDIEWANKEQIRLGVKESGYILIYGGAGKGLDTIYPTEHWQTIIQDFQNKQPDMPVVVIQAEGEEDFVRHLKEYAPNIKVTSGNDIGKLTAMIAGANLMLCTDSPPMHLAVAVQTYTIALFGPTEPTKLLPPCDRFLTIKSPTGKMADISPKTVLEKIWGG; this comes from the coding sequence ATGCGAGTAGCGGCCCTTGTCCCTGGTGGAATTGCCGACCAAATTCTATTCTTTCCAACATTAGATGATCTGAAACGTCATTATCCTGACGCTCAGATAGATGTTGTTGTTGAACCCCGCTCAAAGGCTGCTTACCGAGTGAGTAAGTCAGTTCACGAAGTGCTGACATTTGATTACAAAGACCGTAACAGTTTGGCAGATTGGGCAAATTTAGTTGGCATACTTCGCGATCGCGAATATGATGTCGCTATTGTTTCAGGGCAAAGCTGGTTATTAGGTCTAATACTGTGGTTAACTGGTATTCCCAAACGTGTAGGCTACAAAGGCAAAGGAGCAGCTTTTCTGACTAGTTTAGTACCCCAGAAAAAAGAGCAATATGCTGCTTGTGTGTATCACGATCTTCTGAAAGGATTGGGCATTGACTCCCCTTGTCCAGAACTAGCCGTTAACGTACCCAAACCAGACATTGAATGGGCAAACAAGGAACAAATCAGGCTGGGAGTAAAAGAAAGTGGCTACATTCTGATTTATGGCGGTGCTGGCAAGGGTTTGGATACAATTTACCCAACCGAACATTGGCAGACAATTATTCAAGATTTCCAAAATAAGCAGCCAGATATGCCTGTGGTTGTGATTCAAGCAGAAGGCGAAGAAGATTTTGTTCGCCATCTCAAGGAATATGCACCCAACATCAAGGTAACCTCTGGTAATGACATCGGGAAGTTGACAGCAATGATTGCTGGAGCTAATTTGATGTTGTGTACTGATAGTCCGCCGATGCACCTTGCTGTAGCGGTGCAAACTTATACTATTGCTCTATTTGGCCCTACAGAACCGACAAAGTTGTTGCCGCCTTGCGATCGCTTCCTGACGATTAAATCCCCCACAGGTAAAATGGCAGACATTTCGCCTAAAACAGTCTTAGAAAAAATTTGGGGTGGTTAG
- a CDS encoding HhoA/HhoB/HtrA family serine endopeptidase — MKLSRKQLAVYFSLVVSGGVFGGSAVLLASTYLLTKKPAFQELRNVTTALPSNTVVSNSIKGSILPASGSDKVNFIASAVQKTGPAVVRINATRKVANPISEAFKNPLLRRFFGENEEPIPQERIERGTGSGFLLSANGEILTNAHVVANTDTVQVTLKDGRTFEGRVVGVDAMTDLAVVKIPAKSLPTVRLGNSQNLIPGEWAIAIGNPLGLDNTVTIGIISATDRTSSQVGVPDKRVSFIQTDAAINPGNSGGPLLNADGEVIGVNTAIRADAQGLGFAIPIETAARIAQELFTKGYVKHPFLGIEMVDLSPTKKKQINQENNLNIKQNTGIAIKGVLEKSPAQRAGLRPGDVIYKFNGKPVKTAAQVQKMVESSSVGDILLIEVERDGKNQIFKVQSGAYPQK, encoded by the coding sequence ATGAAGTTATCTCGGAAACAACTGGCAGTGTATTTTTCCTTAGTAGTTAGCGGTGGCGTGTTTGGCGGTAGTGCAGTGTTGTTAGCTAGTACTTATCTCCTGACAAAAAAACCTGCTTTTCAGGAGTTAAGAAATGTAACAACAGCTTTACCCTCAAATACCGTGGTGTCTAATTCTATTAAGGGCAGCATTCTTCCTGCTAGTGGTAGTGATAAAGTTAATTTTATTGCGAGCGCAGTTCAAAAAACTGGGCCAGCAGTCGTGCGGATTAATGCAACGCGCAAAGTAGCTAATCCAATCTCTGAAGCTTTTAAAAATCCGCTTTTGCGCCGATTTTTTGGAGAAAATGAAGAGCCTATTCCCCAAGAAAGGATTGAGCGTGGAACAGGCTCTGGATTTCTTTTAAGTGCAAATGGAGAGATTCTTACTAATGCCCATGTGGTAGCAAACACAGATACAGTACAAGTTACCCTCAAAGACGGTCGAACTTTTGAAGGTAGGGTTGTAGGTGTTGACGCCATGACTGATTTAGCAGTTGTCAAAATTCCTGCCAAGAGTTTGCCTACAGTTAGATTAGGAAATTCACAAAACTTAATACCTGGAGAATGGGCGATCGCAATTGGTAATCCCTTGGGTTTAGACAATACAGTTACCATCGGCATTATCAGCGCGACTGATCGCACTAGCTCTCAAGTAGGTGTACCAGATAAGCGAGTCAGCTTTATTCAAACCGACGCCGCAATTAACCCTGGAAATTCTGGTGGCCCTTTGTTAAATGCTGACGGAGAGGTAATTGGTGTTAACACAGCCATCCGTGCTGATGCACAGGGACTAGGTTTTGCCATCCCAATTGAAACTGCCGCTCGCATTGCTCAAGAACTGTTCACTAAAGGGTATGTCAAACATCCCTTTTTAGGAATTGAAATGGTAGATTTGTCCCCTACAAAGAAAAAGCAAATTAATCAAGAAAACAACCTCAATATCAAACAAAATACTGGTATTGCTATTAAAGGAGTTTTAGAAAAATCACCGGCACAGCGAGCAGGACTGCGCCCCGGAGATGTGATTTATAAATTTAATGGCAAACCAGTCAAAACTGCTGCCCAAGTACAAAAAATGGTGGAATCCAGCAGTGTAGGAGACATACTCCTCATTGAAGTTGAGCGTGACGGAAAAAATCAAATATTTAAGGTACAGTCAGGAGCTTATCCTCAAAAATAG
- a CDS encoding DUF760 domain-containing protein: MVFDPDFLNDNFEQHPHHHLSDNFEENPNQLLKYLQHQPPEVLASVAQSVSPEIKQIISQNVQGLVGMLPAENFNVQITTDRDNLAGLLASAMMTGYFLRQMEQRMQLDHLANNH; the protein is encoded by the coding sequence ATGGTGTTTGATCCTGATTTTTTGAATGATAACTTTGAGCAACACCCCCATCACCATCTGAGTGACAACTTTGAGGAAAACCCTAATCAGTTACTCAAATATTTGCAACATCAGCCTCCAGAAGTGTTAGCCAGCGTCGCTCAGTCCGTCAGCCCCGAAATTAAACAAATTATTTCGCAAAACGTCCAAGGGCTGGTTGGGATGCTGCCTGCCGAAAATTTCAATGTCCAAATTACAACAGATCGCGATAATCTTGCTGGGCTACTTGCATCGGCAATGATGACAGGGTATTTTCTACGCCAGATGGAACAACGGATGCAGTTAGATCATTTGGCGAATAATCATTAA
- the ispG gene encoding (E)-4-hydroxy-3-methylbut-2-enyl-diphosphate synthase, with translation MQTLPTPFTSNPVSSQPTFDTTIKRRKTRPVKVGNVIIGGGYPVVVQSMINEDTLDIDGSVAAIRRLHEIGCEIVRVTVPSMAHAKALAEIKQKLIKTYQDVPIVADVHHNGMKIALEVAKHIEKVRINPGLYVFEKPNSSRTEYTQAEFEEIGEKIRETLEPLVIALRDQGKAMRIGVNHGSLAERMLFTYGDTPEGMVQSALEFIRICESLDFRNIVISMKASRVPVMVAAYRLMAQRMDEFGMDYPLHLGVTEAGDGEYGRIKSTAGIATLLADGIGDTIRVSLTESPEKEIPVCYSILQALGLRKTMVEYVACPSCGRTLFNLEEVLHKVREATKHLTGLDIAVMGCIVNGPGEMADADYGYVGKTPGYISLYRGREEIKKVPEDKGVEELINLIKADGRWIDP, from the coding sequence ATGCAAACTCTGCCCACACCTTTCACATCAAATCCTGTATCTAGTCAACCGACTTTTGATACAACAATCAAACGGCGGAAAACCCGTCCTGTCAAAGTTGGAAATGTCATCATTGGCGGAGGCTACCCTGTAGTGGTACAGTCAATGATTAACGAAGACACCCTTGATATTGATGGATCTGTAGCTGCAATTCGTCGTCTACACGAGATTGGCTGCGAAATTGTCCGTGTCACTGTACCTAGCATGGCTCATGCCAAAGCTCTAGCAGAAATTAAACAAAAATTAATAAAAACTTATCAAGATGTGCCAATTGTGGCCGATGTGCATCACAATGGCATGAAAATTGCCTTAGAAGTTGCCAAACATATAGAAAAAGTACGGATTAATCCGGGATTATATGTGTTTGAAAAACCTAACTCTAGCAGAACCGAATATACTCAAGCTGAATTTGAAGAAATCGGGGAGAAAATTCGCGAAACTCTGGAACCTTTGGTGATTGCTTTACGGGATCAAGGTAAAGCTATGCGTATTGGAGTTAATCATGGTTCTCTTGCCGAAAGGATGTTGTTCACCTACGGTGATACTCCAGAGGGAATGGTGCAATCTGCCCTAGAGTTTATTCGTATTTGTGAATCTTTAGACTTCCGCAACATAGTAATTTCTATGAAAGCCTCACGCGTACCAGTAATGGTAGCTGCTTATCGCTTGATGGCACAGCGAATGGATGAATTTGGTATGGATTATCCTCTACACTTAGGCGTTACAGAAGCTGGTGACGGTGAATATGGAAGAATTAAATCTACTGCGGGTATTGCTACCTTGTTAGCTGACGGTATTGGCGATACAATTCGAGTATCCCTGACTGAATCTCCAGAAAAAGAAATTCCCGTCTGCTACAGTATTCTGCAAGCCTTGGGATTGCGGAAAACTATGGTCGAATACGTTGCATGTCCTTCCTGCGGGCGCACTTTGTTTAACCTAGAAGAGGTGCTGCACAAAGTTCGGGAAGCTACCAAACATTTAACCGGACTGGACATAGCAGTAATGGGTTGTATTGTAAATGGCCCCGGAGAAATGGCTGATGCTGACTATGGTTATGTAGGCAAAACCCCTGGTTACATATCTCTCTATCGTGGTAGGGAAGAAATTAAAAAAGTACCTGAAGATAAAGGTGTAGAGGAGCTAATTAACTTAATCAAGGCAGACGGGCGGTGGATTGATCCTTAG
- the scpB gene encoding SMC-Scp complex subunit ScpB, translated as MSAATKIEAILYLKGKPLSIGEIAEYAACDRITAEEGIIELIDEYARRDSALEVVETPNGYSLQLRSDFHELVQTLIPVELGLGALRTLAAIALNGPMLQSDLINLRGSGAYQHVQELVELGFVKKRRNSDSRSYSLQVTPKFHQYFQIEQLPQPFSSSQQQRQLELKLESAAESE; from the coding sequence ATGAGTGCAGCAACTAAGATAGAAGCGATTCTTTATTTGAAAGGTAAACCTCTGTCAATTGGCGAAATTGCGGAGTATGCCGCTTGTGATCGCATTACCGCCGAGGAGGGAATTATTGAATTAATTGATGAGTATGCTCGTCGGGATAGTGCTCTAGAAGTTGTAGAAACACCAAATGGTTATAGTCTACAACTGCGGTCTGACTTTCATGAGTTGGTGCAAACTCTTATACCTGTAGAATTGGGGTTGGGAGCATTGCGGACTTTGGCAGCGATCGCTCTTAATGGCCCAATGCTGCAAAGCGATTTGATTAATCTAAGGGGTTCTGGAGCCTATCAACACGTTCAAGAACTTGTTGAGCTTGGTTTTGTGAAGAAACGTCGAAATAGTGATTCTCGTTCTTATTCGCTACAGGTGACACCCAAATTTCATCAATATTTCCAAATCGAGCAACTTCCCCAACCATTTTCAAGCAGCCAGCAACAGCGACAACTAGAACTCAAATTAGAATCAGCCGCAGAATCAGAATGA
- the ctpC gene encoding carboxyl-terminal processing protease CtpC has product MAIARKTISTGLTLGATVVTLSTIAVTSLGIHSRGQALFEESPKELVDEVWQIINRQYVDGTFNQVDWQAVRSEYLNKSYTNKQEAYKSIREMLKKLEDPYTRFMDPQEFKSMQVDTSGELTGIGIQIGLDEKTKKLTVIAPIDDTPAFKAGLLAKDIIVMINGKSTEGMDTNAAVALIRGEPGTQVKLTILRNNQQKEFTITRARIEIHPVEYSQKESPAGNIGYIRLKQFSANASKEMRDAIKNLENKQVTGYILDLRSNPGGLLFSSVEIARMWMDKGGIVSTIDRRGETEKEVANGRALTNKPLVVLVDKGSASASEILSGALQDNKRAVVVGSQTFGKGLVQSVRPLGDGSGLAVTIAKYHTPSGKDINKHGISPNITVDLNDKQRQDLWLNERDKLGTLADPQFAKAVEVLSKEIAAQGSRADKN; this is encoded by the coding sequence ATGGCGATTGCAAGAAAGACTATAAGTACTGGGCTTACTTTGGGTGCTACGGTTGTGACTTTATCCACAATCGCGGTTACTAGTCTTGGTATTCACTCGCGAGGACAGGCTTTATTTGAAGAAAGCCCCAAAGAATTAGTCGATGAAGTTTGGCAAATTATTAACCGCCAATACGTAGACGGCACCTTTAATCAGGTGGATTGGCAAGCTGTACGTAGTGAGTACTTGAACAAGTCTTACACCAACAAGCAGGAAGCTTATAAGTCTATCCGCGAAATGCTTAAGAAGCTTGAAGATCCATATACTCGGTTTATGGATCCACAAGAGTTCAAAAGTATGCAAGTGGATACCTCTGGTGAATTGACTGGTATTGGTATCCAAATAGGTTTGGACGAAAAAACCAAAAAGCTGACTGTAATTGCCCCAATTGATGATACACCTGCTTTTAAGGCTGGTCTGTTGGCAAAAGACATTATCGTCATGATCAACGGTAAAAGCACCGAAGGCATGGATACGAATGCAGCTGTAGCCCTAATCCGAGGTGAACCAGGAACCCAAGTCAAACTCACAATTCTGCGCAATAATCAGCAAAAAGAATTCACCATCACACGGGCAAGAATTGAAATTCATCCTGTGGAATATTCTCAAAAAGAATCACCAGCAGGAAATATTGGCTACATCCGTTTGAAGCAATTCAGCGCTAATGCGTCGAAAGAAATGCGAGACGCAATTAAAAATTTGGAAAACAAACAGGTAACTGGATATATTCTAGATTTGCGAAGTAATCCTGGTGGCTTATTGTTCTCCAGTGTAGAAATTGCCAGAATGTGGATGGATAAAGGTGGGATCGTTTCTACAATTGACCGCAGGGGTGAGACAGAAAAAGAAGTTGCGAATGGACGCGCTTTGACAAATAAACCCCTAGTCGTATTAGTAGATAAGGGTAGTGCCAGTGCTAGTGAAATTCTCTCTGGTGCTTTACAAGACAATAAGCGTGCTGTTGTTGTGGGTAGTCAAACCTTTGGTAAAGGCTTAGTTCAATCAGTGCGTCCTCTTGGCGATGGTTCGGGTTTAGCAGTGACAATTGCTAAGTACCATACTCCTAGTGGTAAAGATATTAATAAGCACGGTATTAGCCCAAATATAACTGTAGATTTGAATGATAAACAACGACAAGATTTGTGGCTGAATGAGCGAGACAAACTTGGCACTCTAGCAGATCCCCAATTTGCTAAAGCTGTGGAAGTATTAAGCAAAGAAATTGCTGCTCAAGGTTCCAGGGCAGACAAAAATTAA
- a CDS encoding prohibitin family protein, translated as MNFIFSLLTSLIAILVFLNSGKISSEKSRWAVRGISILIGAIAILTSISKILVIVPPGNVGVINLFGRVSDNTLSPGVHFITPFANVLNFSTRLKDVKENVNATSQEGLSLNMDVSLQYKLDPQKAATVYKNIGVDEKELIISRFRSTVRAITANYPAVAVYSTKRQEVAEQLDQQLTQQLLPLGFVVEEALLRDIKMPDTLQAAIQERLKAEQESQRMKFVLETERQEAERKRIEARGIADSQKIISSGLTNSVLQLRAIEATEKLAQSSNSKVIVVGGEKSTLPILLQQP; from the coding sequence ATGAATTTTATATTTTCCCTGCTGACAAGCTTGATTGCAATTCTCGTCTTTCTTAATTCAGGAAAGATATCTAGTGAAAAATCTCGTTGGGCAGTTCGCGGGATTAGTATATTGATTGGTGCGATCGCAATCCTCACTTCTATTTCCAAAATCTTGGTAATCGTACCACCAGGCAATGTTGGAGTTATTAACTTATTTGGTCGAGTTAGCGATAATACACTAAGCCCAGGTGTACATTTCATCACCCCTTTTGCCAATGTTCTCAATTTTTCCACGCGGCTGAAGGATGTCAAGGAAAATGTCAATGCAACATCACAGGAAGGGTTGAGCTTAAATATGGATGTTAGCCTTCAGTACAAGCTCGATCCCCAAAAAGCAGCAACAGTGTATAAAAATATTGGTGTAGATGAAAAAGAACTGATAATTTCTCGATTTCGCTCAACCGTGCGTGCAATTACAGCCAACTACCCAGCAGTCGCTGTTTATTCTACCAAACGCCAAGAAGTAGCCGAGCAACTCGACCAACAACTCACTCAACAATTACTTCCCTTAGGCTTTGTGGTGGAAGAAGCACTATTAAGAGATATCAAAATGCCGGATACTCTCCAAGCTGCGATTCAAGAGAGGCTCAAAGCAGAGCAAGAAAGTCAGAGAATGAAATTTGTTTTAGAAACAGAGCGTCAAGAAGCAGAACGTAAGCGCATAGAAGCCAGAGGAATTGCTGACTCCCAAAAAATTATTTCCAGTGGACTTACTAACTCTGTGCTGCAATTGCGAGCAATAGAAGCTACAGAGAAACTAGCCCAATCTTCCAACTCCAAAGTAATTGTCGTCGGTGGTGAAAAAAGTACACTACCGATACTTTTACAGCAACCGTAA
- the ispD gene encoding 2-C-methyl-D-erythritol 4-phosphate cytidylyltransferase produces MHLLIPAAGSGRRMGSNRNKLLLEVRSRSIIGWTLLAAEAAHHISWIGIISQPTDWQDLKTIIADLQLSKPVEFIKGGSTRQESVYNGLQALPDTARQVLIHDGARCLVTPDLLNRCALAIRHCSGLIAAIPVKDTIKVVDENGIIQSTPDRRQLWAAQTPQGFDVKLLKQCHIEGLHQGWEVTDDAALFEKCGYQVQIVEGEETNLKVTTPQDLAIAEFILKSRFGG; encoded by the coding sequence GTGCATTTATTAATTCCAGCTGCCGGAAGCGGACGAAGAATGGGAAGTAACCGTAATAAACTTCTTTTGGAAGTGCGATCGCGGTCAATTATAGGCTGGACACTTTTAGCAGCAGAAGCGGCACACCACATCAGTTGGATTGGAATCATTTCTCAACCCACTGATTGGCAAGACCTTAAGACAATTATTGCTGATTTGCAGCTGAGTAAACCTGTGGAATTTATTAAGGGTGGCTCTACGCGTCAAGAATCTGTCTACAATGGCTTGCAAGCATTACCAGATACTGCCAGACAAGTATTAATTCACGACGGAGCTAGATGCCTTGTCACACCCGATTTACTCAACAGATGCGCTCTAGCAATTCGCCACTGTTCTGGTTTAATAGCTGCTATACCTGTCAAAGACACCATTAAAGTCGTAGACGAAAATGGCATCATTCAAAGTACACCTGATCGACGCCAACTTTGGGCGGCACAAACTCCTCAAGGATTTGATGTTAAGCTACTCAAACAATGCCATATCGAGGGTTTACATCAGGGTTGGGAAGTCACAGATGATGCAGCTTTGTTTGAAAAATGCGGCTATCAAGTGCAAATTGTAGAAGGAGAAGAGACAAATTTAAAAGTGACTACTCCCCAAGACTTGGCGATCGCCGAATTTATCCTCAAAAGTAGGTTTGGTGGTTAA